A region of the Melanotaenia boesemani isolate fMelBoe1 chromosome 6, fMelBoe1.pri, whole genome shotgun sequence genome:
GTAACTCCAAGACACTGCGAAAAAGCCATTTTGGCCATGCCTTACTTCTAATTTTTGTTTCTGCATGCAAACCCCTACCACATTGTTCAATCAACTGTAGCGTCATCTTTCCAAACACATCAGCCGTTTATAGTTACACATCATCAGCTTTATTAAAACTTGTCATGCTGGTTGTggtcttttaaatgaacagccTAAACTGAACCTTTATATCTCTCCACTTATATTTTGCCAAGATAATCTGCCTTTGTACTTtatttaatgcagaaaaaaaaaagataaaatactaCAAAATGACAATTAATTACATAGACCTATTTGAATTCTGCAATTAAATTAACTCCAATTAAATTCAGGCTGCTGATCATGATGTATTACACTAACTTGTGGTgataaaacataattaattaaattcttaAAGCATGTTCACTTCTAATGCAGTTTATCTACattcaaaaaatgtaaaaagacatTCACTCCATTCACTCAAATAACGTTTTAATCAGTCTGATGCTGACACCTTTCATGGTTTGATAATGCAACTTAGCATTtccatttgttttacaggtttaaTTAAGCTAATGAGGCAACAGATATTTCTCAGGAGtaactttaaagaaaatgacatacccccctcccctccccacacAGAGCATTGTATAAAAGGCAGGCAGCAATGTTGTGAATCTAACAGAGGTGCCTTGAACAGTGTGAAAAACAACTACAGCAGTATTTTCAAGTGTAAGGAAATTTGTTATTTCTCATAATTTAACTGAAAGGTTTACTTTTTGAttgaaaaggagcaggcagTTATAGATTTAACAGCTTTATTTGGCTCCAGATCATAAACCCTAGGAGTATAAGTAATATGGAACTTCTATTTCTGGTTTTGCGTTATTGTTGGATAATCATCTTTTAGTCTTCATTTTGACTTAATTTTCCTTTGATCCAGGATACCCTACAACGCTGTGATGTCGCCGGCTGTTCTGGCTCTCTGCCTGCTGATTTGCGTTCATTCTGGCATAAATGGATATCCTGTCAAGCCTGCTGGCCCCCGGGAAGGAGCACCACCTGAAGAGCTTGCCAAGTATTATTCTGCACTAAGACACTACATCAATCTAATTACAAGACAGAGGTCAGTATTTGAACTTCTGCAACATATACAGTGGAGTAAATTATGTGTGTGCAAATTAAGTATTAAATAGTtgctttattaatgttttatttgctgtttatttacttttttatgcaCAGGTATGGAAAGAGAGACACTCCAGACACTGTATTTTCAGATGTGCTGGTAAGGGAGAGCACAGAGAGTGTCCCAAGGTCCAACTATGtcaggtaatttttttttaatattagtCAACTCTTTGTTTCTATTATGAATGGAAATAGATAGTGAAAAGTATACAACTACAGCACAGACTATTTACACTGTATAATAAttgaagaaaacagaaatgtaaaaagtttatTCTTATGAAGTTGATAGTATTACTTAACTTATAATTTCACTCATTATGCTTTAAGGGGATATGTAGGACCATATTCAATGGTGGTCCTATATTGAACTGAATCTGTTTCTTTCTAATCAGTTGTCTTTGAATCAAGTATAAATCAGAACTGGAAAATATCTCAGTGTAAATACTGTAGGTTTGAATGTTTTGTAACCTCTGTATGTTTTTATGCAGGCTTGAGGGACTACCTGTGTGGTGATGCTGCTGGAGTTGTCACATCCAGATAATTTGTAAAGCTGTTCCTCTCTCTCttactgaaataaaattaacttgtCTTTAAATCTACATGGAATAAACACTGTCTAAAGAAATTCCTTTGGATGGCATATTTCATTGCACTGTAAGGTGTATTAGTCATGAATTGTGTTTATTAGTCCTGGTAATAATTGCGTTTTGTTTGAATCCTGGTTATGTGTTGCACATGTATACATGTTATTCTGCTGTCTAAAATTGAGACGTggtgtgtttttggtttgagAGAATTAAAAATATGCTACATGAAGTTCTCCAAGAGAAATCTGGACACTGTGGCAAGTAGACCATGACTCTGAACATTCTCTACTGGTTGATGATCATGAAGACTGAGCTAAAGAGAAAATTAGAGacatctatatttatatattgtcAGAAACCTGGATGCCTAACAACAATGTATACAATGATAAGGCTGGTACTGTGTTGAAGTGTTTGGTGATACTCACTGATGGAGCAACAGTGCTCTCTTCTGGTGAAGTGTCATCTTAacactgatttttttctaaatgactcaaatatattttaaagcaCTTCTGCCACTAATGTCCTTTTTTAGTAAATAGtgaaaaagaaattactgtTAACTTAAGCTCACTTAGTTTTTTCATCTTAAATCAAGTCTATTGAGATGCACCTGCAGCCTGACTGAAAACAGATAAACAGGTTAATCCCTTCAAGTGACCTGAATATATCAAAAGCAAATCAAGACTATCGTACAAGCTTTCTTTATACAAATGCATTGCTAATCAGGGCACCTatgatgactttaaaaaaacaaaaaacaaaacaaaaaaaaaacataatgccAAATGACATTCAGCATATAACACAACAGCATGGCTCGATGGTCCAAAGTAAGGGAGTCTGAGTGCAAAACGGACATGTCCGGCACATTATTACacaataaatactaaatattgAGCTGTTGTGTACCTACAATCTTTTTTCAAGCAGGATGACAAAATTATAAGTTCTTAAAACGGATCAAAACTCTTCTTATAGACCTTTATCATTCTCCGAGCATAacaatatacatacataaataagtattaaataattcagaaaaacagtaCTAGCCTatagaaaaagttatttttttcctttcttttgtttctttatgttatataaaaaaaacaggatttacaTAATCGACATATGGGCATTATTGATTCCATCGAAACCTTCTTGGAACTTATGTTGGTGTAAAATTACCAGTAAATGATATGGGTGAGCTGTGAAGGATCTCAATGGGCTAGTTATAACTTGAACGGACTGGCTGACATTAGTCCTGGACCGTCTGTGTGGAAAGGGAGCGTAGAAAGAGAAGGGGCGCAGCAAGACAGCACGTTGGAAATGCACCTTCAAGTTACTATTGCTGAAAAGATCGGCGAATTATGATaagctgaaattaaataaaacatgggAGCACGAGTGGACTCTGATTAAAATACATCAGGTAAAGTATCATTCATATGATCAGATTTAAACGGTGTCATCGTGAGACCTTATGGTTCTCGCCTTGCACTGAACCTTCAGCTAATATTTAGCTATTAACCAGCTAGCTTTATCATAGTAGTTAGCAAACTTTAACTCACTGCGGCAAGCAGATATTTTTTAGTAAACATTAACTATCAAAGTTAGTTGGTTTAATTTCGTGACTTGGACTTAAGTATAAGTTTATGGTCTTATTCTTGAGACTGAAAAGTATTTTACAGCGTACACCAGTAGTTGCTACCAATCATTAGCATCGCTAACTTGTTTGCATGTGCTTTACAAATCGATACGGGACGTGCTCTGTTTAAAAGACAACATGAATTTGCAAAGTTTCAGTGTAACCGATATCAACTACAATCTGGTTGttgtacagtaaaaataatataaGCATTTGTTACTGATTATTAGCCTTCAGTGGCTAATAATCTTTCTAGCTACACATATTGAGGATGGTTACACGTGCGCTGTGCGCGTGTAGCTTGACAGTAGAATCTAATCACTGCAGCCAAAACGTTTCCTGAAAAGAGTCGATTCaaagtgttttgtttaaacTCACTTTCCTATGACTTTAGGACCTGTTGAGCTGCAAACGTTCACTTCTCATAAAGTTAATCATGTATGTGATGgtagtaaaaaaagaaaacaaatacgaaacaaaaaacaaacaaacaaacacaaaacaaaacaacaaaaaacaaaacaaaaaaacattcaggCATGTTGATGAGCTTTAAGTGAGTGAACATCAGCAACTGTAACTGTTTACGGGGTTAAAGCTGATCAATGCTGTAACATATTGAAAAGAAGGTAGAAGGaattaacttaaaaatgttCATCTAAAGACCTTTGCATAACTTGAAGAtttattatgaaaaatattGTACCATACACTTAATGAACACAAAATTGAGTACATTCCAATATTAGGTTTCATTTGTACAAAAAATATGTTCACATGAACACTGTTTATGTCCACAGACCACGTAACAAAGCATTTATACATGTTTGGTGACTTTGAACAGCACTTAAGTCAAGACCAACCCACGTTGACAACTACATTGTCTATGTAGATCAGTGgtcaccaactccggtcctcaagatctaccatcctgcaggttttcgtgtttccctgctgcaacacatctgactcaaatcactggctCATAAACAGGCTGGTACAGAAGTTGACAAGTTGTTGGATAAcctttttcatttgaattaggTTTGTTGTGCCAGGGAAACACTAAAACCTgtaggatggtagatctcgataACTGGAGTTGGTGACCACTGATGTAGGTTGGTAACCTTACCAAACATTTGGCTATGGCAATTCCACTTTAGTCCATACTTTTGTAATTTCCTTGCTTCTTCTGCAATCtgtgtcatttatgatgttgtCTTGTGTTTCACTGTGTTGTTTTGCTGCATCGTTACACCCTGTTGTCTTGCTGTGTTGTTATGATGTGTCGTTTCACTGTGTTTCTGTGATGTGTTGTTATGATGAGAGCCACTGCTTGCACCACGAGCATCATGCACCGCATATACGGGGCAAACCTAGGCTAATGATCAATCATAATCACGGCATattaaaagttaatatttttgtaGGATTCTGAATGCAAACCTCGATCTGGGGTTGCtgaaaacagcaataaataaacatataaataaatgaatgaatgaaagcaaCCTCCATAGGCAGCCTCCAACAGCTGTAATATCAGCTCTGCAACAACTTGCTTCATACTACTTCCACACAAACAAATGGAAGAGCAGAGCCACCTCCTGTAACTTCCAGCTAATTACAGATCACAGATCTTAAACAAATCGCGCGCCATCACATCACTTTGATGGACAGGTTCGTGATTTCTAAACTTCTGACATGTTCAGTGACATTTTGCATATGTCAGAATGAACCTGGTTGATTATGGTGGtggtaaattttatttatttaatgtttgttagCATTTCACAagctttgttattttattaagattttatattcttattttacagtcatttggTGATACTGCTGCTGTGGTGCCTAGTGTGCTGAACAAGGAACTCTATTTTGAGAACATTAAGAAGACATGCGTCATTGTAgacatttttatccattttgGCAAATGCTCAGAACAACCCAacattttaaggattttaaccctttaaatggcAGATTAATTACATGATGTCACTGCTGTTGGCATATTCACTTTTAAGGACAAAAATGTACCATTAATGTATTGGGTCATCCAATAAttggaaggttggtggttcaTAAAAGTATTGTTAGCAAAATGTTGAATTCTAAAATTTGTGAAGAAAGACTTTCTTAGAAAGAAATTTGCCATAACAAATGCCATTTGCATTAACACAGGCAAAATGATGACAACATTGTGAGACAGA
Encoded here:
- the LOC121642235 gene encoding peptide YY-like encodes the protein MSPAVLALCLLICVHSGINGYPVKPAGPREGAPPEELAKYYSALRHYINLITRQRYGKRDTPDTVFSDVLVRESTESVPRSNYVRLEGLPVW